Genomic segment of Umezawaea sp. Da 62-37:
GCACGGTCTCCGGGGCGGAACGCGACGAACGCGGCTCGTTCCTCGAACTGAGCTGGGGCGGCGAGCAGCCGGTCGCCCTGTCCGACGGCACGGAGCGGACCTTCCTCGAGGACGGCGACACGGTGCGCATCACCGCCACCGCCCCCGGCGAGGAGGGCTCGCTGGTCGGCCTCGCCGAGGTCGTCGGCACGATCGAGCCCGCCGACGGGAAGTAGAAGACCTTGGTCAGACCGCAGTCGGACCCGCGCGGACGCGCCCCCGTGCCCGTGACGCCCTCCAAGGAGAGCTCGCTGACCCTGGAACGGGGTCTCGCCCTGCTCCAGGCCGTCGCGGACGCGGAGACCGACGCGCCGAGCATCAGCGAGCTGGCGGCCGCCATCGGCGCCAGCCGGGCGGCGGTCTACCGGCTGCTGGTGCCGTTGCAGTCCAGGGGGCTGGTGCGGCGCGAGGGTTCCAAGGTGCGGCTCGGGCTGGGCGTGCTGCGGCTGGCGGCGAACGTGCTGCCGCAGCTGCGGCAGGCCGCCCAGCCCGCGCTGCGGGAACTGGCCGACCAGGTCGGCGCCACCGCCCACCTGACCGTGGCGGACGGCAGCGAGGCCCAGGCGGTCGCCGTCGTGGAACCGTCCTGGACGGCCTTCCACGTGGCTTACCGGGTCGGGAGCAGGCACCCGGTGCACCGCGGCGCTGCGGGCAAGGCCATCGGGCTGCCCGCGGACGTCCGGCAGTGGGTGCAGTCGACCGGTGAACTCCAGCCGGGCGCCTACGGCGTGGCGTCACCGGTGCGCGGCGTGCCCGGCCTGCGGGCCAGCGTGGGCGTGGTGGCGCTGGAAAGGCTCGACGGCGAGTCCATCGGGCCCCAGGTCGTGCGGGCCGCGCAGGACGTCGCAGCCGCCCTCAAGTAGCCGGCCCCACCTCGACGGCTCAGCCGAACACCGCCTGCCACAGCGCGATCAGCGCGAACGCGGAGAACACGAACCCCGCGCCGCGGTTGATCAGGTGCGCGGGCACTCGGCGGCTGAGCTTGCCGCCGATGAACACGGCCAGCGCCGAGACGGCCATCAGCGCGAGGAACGCGCCGAGCACGACCGCGGTCGGCTGGGCGAAGCGCGCGGCCACACCCACGGCGGCGAGCTGCGAGGCGTCGCCGAACTCGGCGGCGAACAGCGTGCCGAACGACGTCAGCGCGGCCCGGCGGAACGTGGCGGGCTGCTTGCCCGCGCCCGACCCGTCGGCCTCGTCGGTGTCGTCGTTGGCGAAGCCCTCCCGGAACAGCAGGAACGCGCCGATCCCGAAGATCAGGAACACCGCGCCCGCGACCAGCCGGTTCGGCAGCAGGGCGATGGCGCTGCCCAGCGCCACGGCGATGACGGCCTGGAAGGCGAACGCGACAGCGGCGCCCGCCAGCACCGGCATGGGGCGGAACCTGGTGGTCAGCACCAGGGTCAACGCCGTCGTCTTGTCGGGGAGTTCGAGCAGGAACACCAGCCCGAAAGCGGTGACCAGTGCCAGGAACCACGATGCCATTGGTGGCGAGCCTCCACGTCCGATGAAGCCCGGACGGAGGCGCAACAGACCCCGACCGGGCATGTTGCACTACCCGGCCGGAGGTCTCGTTCGCCCACACAAGGTGGGTGAGGGACCGGATCCCACGACTGGCGGATCAGTATGTCGATCACCTCGCCGCGCCACAGCCGTTGACTGGCGCTGGTGGCAGCGGGAACTACTCCCCTCTGGCACCACGGATGCTACAGGGCGCCCGTCCCCGGCGCGCTGCCGACCGGCATGGTCCCGGTCGCACCGGGACCTAGGTCCTACCCGTACGGGGGACCGTCGCACCTGATCAGGACCAGTGTCCCGGACCTACCGTCGAACCGTGGACGTACTGGATCTCGCGCGGTGGCAGTTCGGCATCACCACCGTCTACCACTTCCTCATGGTGCCCCTGACGATCGGCCTGTCCCTGCTCGTCGCCTGCATGCAGACCGCGTGGGTGCGCACCGGGGACCGGCGGTACTACGCCATGACCAAGTTCTGGGGCAAGCTGCTGCTGATCAACTTCGCCATGGGCGTGGTGACCGGCATCGTCCAGGAGTTCCAGTTCGGCATGACCTGGAGCGCCTACTCCCGCTTCGTCGGCGACGTCTTCGGCGCGCCGCTCGCGATGGAGGGCCTGGTCGCGTTCTTCGTCGAGTCGACCTTCCTCGGCCTGTGGATCTTCGGGTGGGACCGGCTGTCCAAGAAGGTCCACCTCGCCTGCGCGTGGGCGTTCTCGCTCGCCACCATCGCGTCGGCCTACTTCATCCTGGCCGCCAACTCGTGGATGCAGCACCCGGTCGGCATCGAACTCGTCGACGGCCGCGCCCGGCTCACCTCGATCTGGGCCGTCCTGGGCAACAACACCGTCCTCGCCGCCTTCCCGCACACGGTCTTCGGCGCGTTCGCCGTCGCCGCGACGTTCCTCGTCGGCATCGGCGCCTGGCACCTGTGGAAGCGCACGGACGAGGAACCCGTGTGGCGCTCGTCGCTGAAGCTCGGCACCTGGGTCGGCGTGGTGGCGTTCGCGGGCGTCGCGATCACCGGCGACTTCCAGGGCAAGCTGATGTTCGAGCAGCAGCCGATGAAGATGGCGGCCGCCGAAGCGCTGTGCCACACCGAGGAACCCGCCAGCTTCTCGGTGTTCGCGATCGGCGACGTCACCCGCGCGGACTGCGAGAGCGTCAAGAGCGTCACCGTGCCCGCGCTGCTGTCCTTCCTGGCGCACAACGACTTCACCAGCGAGGTGAAGGGCCTCGACGAGCTGGTGCCGATGTACCAGGAGAAGTACGGCACCAACTACCCGGTCGACGACCGGCTCGGCGAGCTGTCCGGCAAGCCGATCGACTACGTGCCCGTGCTGCCGGTGACCTACTGGGGCTTCCGCCTGATGATCGGGTTCGGCGCGATCGCCGCGGCCGTCGGGCTGGCCGCGCTCTGGCTCACCCGGCGCGGCCGGGTCCCGCGCGGCCGGTGGTTCCCGCTCGCGGCGCTGGCGAGCATCGCGACCCCGTTCCTGGCCAACAGCTTCGGCTGGATCTTCACCGAGATGGGCCGCCAGCCCTTCGTCGTCGTGCCCAACCCGTCCGGAGTGGACGGTGTGTGGATGTTCACCGCGCAAGCGGTCTCGTCGTCCACGGTCGGGGAGGTCCTCACGTCGCTGATCGTGCTCACCGCTGTCTACGGCCTGCTGGCCTGCGTCGAGGTCTTCCTGCTCCGCCGCTACATCCGGGCGGGGGTGGCGGGCGTGGTACCGCCGCCGAAACCCGCCGAATCCGACGACGCGCTCACCTTCGCGTACTGAGAGGAGAACGGCCGTGGACCTCGCAACCGTCTGGTTCTGCGTGATCGCCCTGCTGTGGCTGGGCTACCTCTTCCTGGAGGGCTTCGACTTCGGCGTCGGCATGCTGCTGCCGGTGCTCGGCCGCGACGAGACCGAACGCCGCGTCCTGATCAACACCATCGGCCCGGTCTGGGACGGCAACGAGGTGTGGCTGATCGTCGCGGGCGCGGCTACGTTCGCCGCCTTCCCCGGCTGGTACGCCTCCCTGTTCAGCACGGTCTACCTGCCGCTGCTGGTCTTCCTGGTCGGGCTGATCGGCCGCGGCGTCGCGTTCGAGTACCGCGGCAAGGTCGACTCGGCCCGGTGGCGGTCGCGCTGGGACAAGGTGATCATCGTCGGCTCGTGGATCGCCCCGCTGTCGGTCGGCCTGCTGCTCACGTCCAGCGTGCTCGGCCTGCCGATCGACGCCAACGGGGACCGCGTCGGCTCGCCGTTCGCCTCGATCCGCTGGGACACGGTGCTGGGCGCGCTCGCCGTCGCGGGGTACGCGCTCGTGCACGGCGCGGTGTTCATCGCGCTCAAGACCGAGGGCGACATCCGGCTCCGGGCCCGCGCGCTCGCGTTGCGCGTCGCCCCCATCGCACTGCTGCCGCTGGTCGTGCTGCTGCTCGTCGTGCAACTCCACTCGGGCTCGGTGTGGACGTGGGCGGCGTCGATCGTGGTGGCCTTGGCGGCGCTCGGCGCGATGGCCAGGCTGTACCTCGGCCGCGAGGGCCAGGCGTTCGCGCTGATGGCCGTCGCCGTCGTCGGGGTCGTGGTCGCGCTGTTCGGCGCCCTCTACCCCAACGTGCTGCCGTCGACCCTGGACCCGGCGAACTCGCTGACCATCGCAGACACCGCGTCCAGCCCGTACACGCTCACGGTGATGACCTGGGTCGCCGCGTTCGGCACCCCGGCGGTGCTCGTCTACCAGGCGTGGACCTACTGGGTGTTCCGCAAGCGCATCGGCACCCGGCACATCCCGCCGGTCCACGTCCCGTCGTCGTGAAGGGCCCGCTCGGCGCGCTGCCCGCGCTGTCCCGCTCGGCCCGCTGGGCACTCGCCTGGTGCGCCTGCCTCGCCGCGCTGACCGCCGCCGCGACCGTCGTGCAGGCGGTCGCGCTCGCCACAGCGCTGACCGGCGGCTCGTCGTGGGCGGTGCTGGCCGGGGCCGTCGTCGCACGGGCCGGGCTGGCCTGGGCGACGGAATCCGTCGCCGCCCGCGCCGCCGCCGGCGCGAAGGAGGAACTGCGGGCCGCGCTGCTGGACCGCTCACTCGCACTGGGCCCCGCGTGGATCGCGGGCCGCGGCCCGGCGGAACTGGCCGTCCTCGCCACCAAGGGCCTGGACGCGCTCGACGCCTACTTCACCCGCTACCTGCCCGCGCTGGTCACGACCGCCGTCGTCCCACCGCTGGTCGGCGCCTGGATCCTGGTCACCGACCCCACGTCGGCCGTGCTGATCGCGCTGACCATCCCACTGATCCCGGTGTTCGCCATCCTCATCGGCCTGTTCACCCAGCGGCAGGTCACCGCCGCCGCCGACACCACCGAACGCCTCTCCGGCCACCTGCTCGAACTCGTCCGCGCCCTGCCGGTGCTCACCGCGTTCCGCCGCGCCGAGGCGCAGGCGACCGCCGTCCGGCAGATCGGCGACCGGCACCGCAGAGCCACCATGGGCACGTTGCGCGTCGCGTTCCTGTCCGCGCTTGTGCTGGAGATCGCCGCCTCGCTGTCGGTCGCCCTGATCGCGGTCGGCATCGGCCTGCGCCTCGTCTCCGGCGACCTGACCCTCGTCACGGCACTCGTGG
This window contains:
- a CDS encoding helix-turn-helix domain-containing protein — its product is MPVTPSKESSLTLERGLALLQAVADAETDAPSISELAAAIGASRAAVYRLLVPLQSRGLVRREGSKVRLGLGVLRLAANVLPQLRQAAQPALRELADQVGATAHLTVADGSEAQAVAVVEPSWTAFHVAYRVGSRHPVHRGAAGKAIGLPADVRQWVQSTGELQPGAYGVASPVRGVPGLRASVGVVALERLDGESIGPQVVRAAQDVAAALK
- a CDS encoding TMEM165/GDT1 family protein, which translates into the protein MASWFLALVTAFGLVFLLELPDKTTALTLVLTTRFRPMPVLAGAAVAFAFQAVIAVALGSAIALLPNRLVAGAVFLIFGIGAFLLFREGFANDDTDEADGSGAGKQPATFRRAALTSFGTLFAAEFGDASQLAAVGVAARFAQPTAVVLGAFLALMAVSALAVFIGGKLSRRVPAHLINRGAGFVFSAFALIALWQAVFG
- a CDS encoding cytochrome ubiquinol oxidase subunit I, with protein sequence MDVLDLARWQFGITTVYHFLMVPLTIGLSLLVACMQTAWVRTGDRRYYAMTKFWGKLLLINFAMGVVTGIVQEFQFGMTWSAYSRFVGDVFGAPLAMEGLVAFFVESTFLGLWIFGWDRLSKKVHLACAWAFSLATIASAYFILAANSWMQHPVGIELVDGRARLTSIWAVLGNNTVLAAFPHTVFGAFAVAATFLVGIGAWHLWKRTDEEPVWRSSLKLGTWVGVVAFAGVAITGDFQGKLMFEQQPMKMAAAEALCHTEEPASFSVFAIGDVTRADCESVKSVTVPALLSFLAHNDFTSEVKGLDELVPMYQEKYGTNYPVDDRLGELSGKPIDYVPVLPVTYWGFRLMIGFGAIAAAVGLAALWLTRRGRVPRGRWFPLAALASIATPFLANSFGWIFTEMGRQPFVVVPNPSGVDGVWMFTAQAVSSSTVGEVLTSLIVLTAVYGLLACVEVFLLRRYIRAGVAGVVPPPKPAESDDALTFAY
- the cydB gene encoding cytochrome d ubiquinol oxidase subunit II; amino-acid sequence: MDLATVWFCVIALLWLGYLFLEGFDFGVGMLLPVLGRDETERRVLINTIGPVWDGNEVWLIVAGAATFAAFPGWYASLFSTVYLPLLVFLVGLIGRGVAFEYRGKVDSARWRSRWDKVIIVGSWIAPLSVGLLLTSSVLGLPIDANGDRVGSPFASIRWDTVLGALAVAGYALVHGAVFIALKTEGDIRLRARALALRVAPIALLPLVVLLLVVQLHSGSVWTWAASIVVALAALGAMARLYLGREGQAFALMAVAVVGVVVALFGALYPNVLPSTLDPANSLTIADTASSPYTLTVMTWVAAFGTPAVLVYQAWTYWVFRKRIGTRHIPPVHVPSS